The Arachis ipaensis cultivar K30076 chromosome B03, Araip1.1, whole genome shotgun sequence region TCCTGGTGTCATCGTCCTCAACCTTCCCCCCATGCCATGTTATGTGCCACGTGAATGCACCCTCTCCCCACTTCCTGGTTcactttttctccctttttctatTGTTCCAATTTCATCTTTTGTCTTCGtacttttgttttaatttaatcATTTTGCTTGTTGATCGAATATCTTTGCAccaatatagtttaattttgcttGTTTCTAATTTGTTTGCTATTTTGGTTCGAACCCTTGTGATCATCTGATGGAAACTCAATGGGTTTTACTTCATGTTCCTGAGCTCAATTCCTATGTGATCGTCATTCCTATTGTTGAAGGAAGTTTCAGGTCTACACTCCACCCTGGCTCTGATTTCCACATCATGATTTGTGCAGAGAGTGGCTCCACACAAGTGAAAGCTTCAAGTTTTAATTTAATTGCTTATGTTCATTTGTTTGAGAATCCATACAACTTATTCAGAGAGGCTTATAGTGCTCTGAGAGTTCACATCAACACCTTTAAGCTCTTGGAAGAGAAGAATATCCCAGCATTGTTGACAAGTTTGGTTGGTGCACTTGGGATGCATTATACTTATCCGTGGAGCCTGTTGGAGTTTTTCATGACTTGAAGGATTTTGCTGAGATTGGTGGTGTGTCTCCAAGGTTTGTGATAATTGATGATGGATGGAAAAGCATCAATTATGATGATGGTGATAACCCATATGAAGATGCCAAGAATCTTATATTGGGTGGACCACAAATGACAGCAAGGCTTCACATATTTGAAGAATGTGACAAGTTCAAGAGTTACAAAAGAGGACTTATCTTAGGTTCTAATGCTCATCCTTTTGATCCAAACAAGGCCAAGGCATTGATATCAAAGGGGATTGAACTTGAATGTTTGGTGAAGGATCGAGACAAAGCAGTTGAATATGATTTGGCAGAGATTGAAGCAAGGATTGAAAAGGCAGAGGAGTGTGGATTGAAGGATTTCACAAGGGATTTATGGACACAGTTTAAAGGGTTGGatgatatatatgtatgccaatgACTTTTATGAATCTATGCACTCTTATCTTGCCGAATCTGGTGTTATAGGAGTTAAAGCCGATGTCATTCATGTGagttcttctctttcttatgctttaatttctcattttatttAACTACCCATTAGCTTTGATTATTCTAaactgttttttcttttttctctgatCACAGTAACTTAAATATGTGTCTGATGAATATGGAGGCAGAGTTGAGCTTGCAAAAGGCTTATTATGATGGGTTGACAATCTCCATAGTCAAGAATTTCAATGGAAGTGGAATAATAGCTAGCATGCAACAGTGCAATGACTTTTTCTTTCTTGGAACAAAGCAACTTTTCATGGCAAGAGTTGGTAAGCAATAAACAAAATCATTGCTTTTTCACTATATTCACAGATCCATCAAGAGCAATAATATTATAATCAAAAGTTGCAAAACTTGTGTTATTTTTAAGGGATGATTTTTGGTTCTGAGATCTATATGGTGACCCCATGGTAGTGTTTTGGCTAAAGGGGTACACATGATTCATTACTCATGCAACGACTTGTGTTCCCTGATGGCACTGTCCTTAGATGCAGCCAAGAAAAATCCCACAAGTTTAGAAAGCACACTCATCATTCTTAAGAGGGTGTATCATATACTAAAACACATATAAATTATGATTTTTGGTGAAAACGGGAGATAAATATATTTTTTCGTGTTCTCCTAACCCCGATTAAACCATGCTTAGCTCGAGAGTCCATGCAAACACTTCCCACTTCCAACAAGAGATTATCTCATCAATAACCCTCTATTTGACCACAAAACTCTCCTCAAAATTTGGAACTTCAATAAGGTATCTAATCTTACTTTATCATACTATGTTAAGTCATATCGTGTTATGATATTATTTCTCACCGAAACTTAAGCTGACAGGAGGAAACGAATGAAACAAAGTCTCTTTTTGAAGTTGCATATTTTTTCATAAGATTTCTTACTTATACTAAAAttctttcaaaatattttttttgaattttttaaataaatatgcNNNNNNNNNNNNNNNNNNNNNNNNNNNNNNNNNNNNNNNNNNNNNNNNNNNNNNNNNNNNNNNNNNNNNNNNNNNNNNNNNNNNNNNNNNNNNNNNNNNNNNNNNNNNNNNNNNNNNNNNNNNNNNNNNNNNNNNNNNNNNNNNNNNNNNNNNNNNNNNNNNNNNNNNNNNNNNNNNNNNNNNNNNNNNNNNNNNNNNNNNNNNNNNNNNNNNNNNNNNNNNNNNNNNNNNNNNNNNNNNNNNNNNNNNNNNNNNNNNNNNNNNNNNNNNNNNNNNNNNNNNNNNNNNNNNNNNNtaaattttgttataaaaattttataagattaattaaatttaaaatttaactatttttaatattgaaaataataaaattgatgagtaataattttacttattttcaaaatataatagtaATTAAAAACGTTATTTGTATATCAAAATTAGCAATTCCACAtcagttattatatatttttttttatcaaagatagggaGACTCGAACCTGCGacctcttagatgagtatggggaaactatgccatttgagctataactcattggccagttattatattttgttaatagtaattaaaaacgttattgtattttttatatcaaaattagATACCTTTGAGTTATGACGGACCTTGTTTGGACTTGTTTCCCANNNNTTTTATCCTGCTGCTTtgatttattgttattattattattattgtaattattattattataatttttgcaGCTAACATTACTCAAATCGTTCATTATTTGAATCGCAGAACTCACCGCCACTATCATAATCCTTATTACTCTCACCACCAAACCCTTCATAGTTCAGCCCCTCCATCCGTTGCTGTCGGCCCTAGTTTTCTTCTCCACGTTGTGCTCGGAGCGGTGGCGTTGCAGTACCCATCGTCATCCCCAAGCCAGCATCCGTTGTCGTTGTCGTTGGCCGCAAGAAGACGTCTCTGTCCCCACGGCGAGCCCTTGTCTTCGAGCCCTTCTCTCTCTATCTGAGGCCCCGTCCTTCCTTTCTCACCGTCAATACCATTTCTTCCGCTGCTGGTAAGCACCATTAGTTCATCCTGTGTGGTTGTTGATTTGCTTAGAGAAAGTGAGACCATTAATGGTTGATAGTTGACATGCATGATTCTTTTGATATTTTTAGCTGAGTTAATTTGTTAAAGGGAGTTTTGAAATGGGGTTTATGGTATTTTTGAATGCGTTTTTAAGTGAGTTAATGCTGAGTAAGATTTGTTAGGTGTGCTAATGTTGTTACTGattattgtttaaaaattttcttaaTCCTGAATTTTGTTGCTGATTATGGTTGCTTCTTAATGAGATTAATGAGAAAGTTGTACTCAGCAAGACTAATCTTTTAGCTTCAGCATTCTATTGTTCCCTTTTTCAATTTATTACTCTTTTAGTTGTCATTGCTGCATATACACTTCATAGTTGTTGTTGACTGTATATTCTTTATATTGGTGCTGCTAATTGCTTTTAATTTGAGTTTTTTACCTAACAGGAGTTATTGCTTCCcatattgttaattgttattcttAAATTCTGCTTTCGtatgtaaataataaaaaattgagaACTATGTAAAGCTAATACAATTTGGATAGTCACAATACTGTTGCTGATAATTGCTTTTACTTTTCTTATTGTTACCTAATTTATTTGTATTCTTTTTTGCCGTTGGTTCTCTTGATTTTCTAACACTGTAATTCTAGAAATGCAATATgtttaaaagagaaataaatgTTGAAAAAAAGACTCTCTCattattcattttttattcctttgCCACACACACTCAATTCAAGTAAAAAGACAAAAGCATTATGTTATATATTccttttgaaaaattaattttaaatattttagacCAAAATAAACTTTAGCATATTTTGCAATTTAAGCATTATTTTATGATTCAATAGaagaatataattaattaattaattaattaatttagttttcttttcatgtCACCTCTTCAATTTTTTCCCATTCCTCCAATGGTGCAGGCTTTTTAGGTTGAATTGTCACATCATTATGTTTGTAGAGATTAGTTAAAAAAGGCTTAATGTTTTGAGTGGGTGGAAAGGGATTAAAATCTGGTTTCtatgtcttttattttcttgtctaGCAGATTATGGATTTCTATTTTTCAAATATTGAGAACTATGTAAAGCATGATGATTTTGAGTATTCTTAATATTGTTGCTGCTATTTGCTCTTAATTTGACTTTGTTACCTATTAATTGTTATTCGTGGTGGTGTGTTGAGGTTGAACAAGTCTACCTGCATTATGATCTTGAAGGTTGCTGCTATTTTTTGTCTTGAACCTGTTATTGATTCAAAGATTTTATGTTTCTCTATATTTTGGTTTGGATTTACTATTGtgctgataaataaaaaaattttatgcataTAGTTTAcacttatatattaaattttgctGTTATGATGATATTTTTTGGCAGTCAATATTTTCTACTTTATGTATGAATGCGTttctatatgaaaaaaaaaaatactcaaatGCTTGTTTCTATGGTGTTATGATCCGAATGCAGTATATTAAGATGCCCATGATAAGTCGTTGCGTGAAGATATCCAAGTTGGACACATCATGTTAGCAACCTCAAGTAGGATCTGCTACGGCTTCATCCTGGACTTCCCAATTCCCCCGTCCAGTGGTGGTAGTGCCCCCGCAGCCTCATCTTTACGCCCCTTTCATCTGCCCCATAGCGAACCATTGCTTGCTCCACAGACTTGTATGAATGGTGTTCAAAACTCGTAGCCGGGCGATGAAAACTTAGACCCAGAGGCAGGTGAGGTAGAGTCTTTTGAGCAACACGTTGACAACCTGTTTGCTGCATCTGAGACTCAAAAGCGCAAGGGACGCAAGACCACTGAATTTTGGGATGTTAAAACAATTGGTATACAAGATtttaacaatttaaattttttatgctctatttttctatgatttcatcgCATCTTGGCCACAATGGTTATTCACACAGACTAACTATGATTTACAGAATCCGATGGAACAATCAAACAACTTCGTTTGAGTGTGAAGGAAGCTATGAGCCACCTAACGGTAGAAAGATCGTACTCAGGTTCAACTGAAACCTGCAACCAGTTGGAGATGAAACTGGTATACTAAGCAGCGTTTTCGGATTGCTAAGATCTAGCTACACCAAATTCCCAATCTACGATGTCTAATTCAAGGGCAAGGTGGGGAGCTTCCACCAGACGTCACTGCATAGATGAATTCATTGGAGGGACAGAGTGAAAAGTGGATCCTAGGATTAGAAATTGCTTTATAGTTTTGCTAATGCCTTTTATccatcaatttattttttaagatacaaaataattaagatttgtaatattaaaaaaatataaaaaaaaaaaaaaaaacaaaagaaaaaaaataatacctAATACATTCAAACTAAAAAAAGCTTTGATTGCCGATGCAAAATACAATATTTTGCGGCCATTTAGCCGAAAAAATAGCGGCGATTACAAAATAgctgaaaataaatttaaaaatattgaatATCAGATAGCGACAGTTTCTAACCGCCGCCAAATAAATTTGTAAAATACAACGGTACTTAAGTAGTAGTGGTTCATGACCGTCGGTAAAGTGTTGTCGAGTTTAAAGTTGGTCAaatagcggcggttttaaaccgacACTATTTGTTGATTTTGCTTCGATTATGTCAACAATCATTAGAACCATTGCAAAATCAAATATCTACCTCTTAAACCTCAACGTTTCTGAAAGCATTGGTATGTTATTTTGTGATGTTATTTTGCGATAGTTTAAAACTGTTGcaaattcattaaaaaattgttacaaatttctgtttttcttataatattttcattctttttttaattttctgtttgttttAATTGTTATAATTTATTTTGTCTTCAACAcctcatatttttttttgtttatttgttaatttcattctttttaatttttattgatattaaaaattATGACATTAAAATATTCACAATTTCTTTTAAATATATAACAAAATTTAAGTAAAAAAGCACgtagttgaagaacaagtggtgATGCGTTTATAATATTATTATGTGACGTATGGTCATAGATTTCAACTACCCATTTTCATATAGTAACATAAAATTAAGATGATGTCATATATTATTAATTGTTATTAAAGTTAAGGACAAGCATAGaatcaaataattattttataataaggTACGTTATCTCATGCCGCCCTTGTGTACCAATTATACGGTAAAGAAAATTTTCAACTTACCAAGTATAGTAGGGGAATGACGGTATCACCCACCCACCTATTAGAGGTCGTTTTAACatgtaatatttatttaattggCAACTCTTAATCATCAAGCGAATTAAACCAAGTTatgtttaatatatataatacaaTCTTAATCATAGATAAGAATGAGGTAAGATGCAAGAACATGATTGGcgagtttttttttattattatataaaatggtTAGTTGAGACTTAAGAGAGAGTGAGGGTGTAAATAAATTACGATTATTATTTTAGAATTAGGCAAAAAGCATTgcctctttttaattttaatttgcacAGGTGGATTGGCACGTACGTATACATGGTCCACATGGTTAGAACCCTATGTTTCCCAGAAGCTTCGTCTTCATTTTTCTACATAAAGAAATCCATAAAGTTGATGAAGTCACAGGCAAAGTTAATTCAATTAGAGTTAtattacgtgtacactaaaattagttatcaaatttattttatatttattgatTAATGTTAAAATACTTGAATAatgttaaatataataaatatataattatagatatatattaaattaaaaaaataatttaagattattatctttctattattgttcaataatatatatatgtTACTGCTTCACATTTTGTTTTAAAttacatttttaaataaaacGTAATCTAATTTAAATGGAATTCATATCTaattataactaatatttaaattaaCGTGATATTAGGTATTTTAAGGAGTGCCGTTTAAAATGGGATTTTGTGTATGTGATGTTCCACCCGGATTAACTTTTAATTTGactatatattataaaattatgaattttgATAAGTGGTCACTCAAATTAACTCCCCACATTACCAACCAACATTAAGGTTGCTGCCATATGAGAGTCTCATAGAAAGCTAACTGGTCACTACGGCCACCAATGATTTGAGcagttttaatatatatattaaattaagtGCACCATTGCACATTATGCACATAgtgttaaaataataattaaaaaacccTTAATTTTGAAGACTCACTTATTGCAAGCTTAGTTGTCAATTTATGGCAGCCAGAAAAGGCCAAGGTATGGTATGATTCCTGGTTTCTAGGATTATATAAAAACTACATATATCCAAATGATATATTATCCAAAAACATGATGGTATTCTGAATTTCCTGTATTTACTTGTTAATTTGGTTACAAGAACAACCCATTCTTTTCTATTGCACTTTGTGGCCTAAAATTGCTTGCCTCATCAGATAAGGAATCACAATCAAGTTCAATGTCAATTCAACTATATCATTGACAATAACTTCACTATGGCAACATtatggagagagagaaaagagggggAGGGGGTGTTGCAAAATCCATATCTCTATccattaatttaaaatgattgcGATTCTTTAATTTTCCAGCATATGGTTTCactttatttatctatttttgttGTTATTGGAAGCACTAGTAACATGGATATAAGGCAAATAATTCATTTTCCTATTATCTGctttagaaaataaaacaaaacttgTAAAGAAATAAGAGATGCTTCCATTATTGCAGGAATTTCCACTTTATATCATAACTATTGCTAATTAATTACCAGAGCTCTGACAAGTcaaggaaaaaaaaattatcaaagcaAATCTGGGAGCTTTTCGATGCTTTGGATAGCCAAATTTAATGTTAGaaacataatttataatttatattcatAGTTCACATGGTCTTGTTTCCATATGTTCACACGcgaatgtgaattaatgattgtcaCATTGTCGTGTTAGCCACcactttcaaaattttatttcatGCATATGAAATTATCCTTTGTTATTTCATGATGATCTTGTCTTACTTAAATTTGTATTCCAAATTTTGTCCTTTGCTAAAGCATTAAATACACGTTATTATTGGTCCCAAAATTTGGCTTGATGATTTTGAACCAGTCCAACTCCAAAGTCCAAGCACAAATTTGTggtcaattgaaaaaaaaattatgttaagtgtacactaaaatcagttactaacttactatatataaaatatatattcaaattaaaatatatactGACAATgaattaaataatacatatatttaatatataaaatacattataattaattttagtgcTTGATTTCAGTATACAAATAGATTTTTGTTAAACCAAACACACCATCGGCTAACTAACTAACTTGTTATCAACGTGTAATGTTGTAATCATCACTTTTAACAACCATACAAGCAATAATATGACACAACTTTCAGTCCTTCACCACTAACCTAGTTCCTTGACTTGACTTAACTTGAATTGGGTTCATTTTATGTAAGATCTTTCAAGCATCCACAttgattcattttaattttcttttcttttttttgtttcaattttcaTGACTTGAAATAAGGCAGATTTTTTTTGGATATTATAAAACGAAGAGTGTAATATGGAAATATTACATTAATTTAGTGTAATGCATTGATATAAAAGTTGTTATTATCGCAAAAAATCGTGACTAACGATTTAAAAAAGGaacaaaaaataaagtaaaatgtgACTAAcggctaaattttttttttaaatctctgATACTATGAAATCGGTAGTCCTAAATTCAGACATTGATTCTAACCGTTAATCAATAATCTAacggttttttatttttcttccacCTTTTCTCTCTTTACTAAAATCATTATTAACGATTTCTTTTAAATCGGTTTTACCGATTTCCATAAACACCGATATGAATCCCATATCTATACATTACCCAGCTAAAGCTTCATTTTCCGTATTACACAAACTTAATTgacatatcaaaaataaaaatccgAAATATAATacatgaaattaaaagaaaatgaaatgaaatatgAGAAGTTCACATGGGTTTGTCCAATGATATAGGGGCGAAGCATGCTGGAGAGAGGAGGGGATGTGGACATGGGAGTTTGAAGTGTCTTATCTCTCATTGGTGGGGATAATTGGTCTGGTCAAACACTCAATATGTGTTGGTTTGGTTGGCCAACTGACCCTTTTGGCATTTTCTCActtcaattatttaatttttaaaataataaactaCCAATGTCCTTCAAAAATTTAGTAATTGATAAAAATacttaaaaaattgaaaactacAAAAATATGATTTAAAAGCGACACCAAAGTATTTTGAGAAAAAATATTCCTTTTAGCATCTAATTCATCCTAATTTATATTGATATAGGTATTATCAATTTATTATAACTTGTATTTTGGTGTTGTTTTCATTCTCACtttattaattattcttaatTAGTTCTTACTTATTACACAATTATTATAGATTTTTGAAATATATAAATGCATATTGCAAGAATGGTTAAGGTCTTAATTAAGGAGGAATAATGGGACAAAGAAGCTGAGATAAGAGATTCTGTAAACAATGAATTATGCATACCCAAAATGACCTCAACAAATTATTTTCAGTTGCCTATGCTGTTGCTGCTCTCTAAGCTAGAACCCTTTTTCTGCTTTTGCTTGTCTCCAACACCCCACTTGCCATGCCATGCCATGTGTCTTTTCTTAACATGGTTTTGGAGACTGTAAAACGAATAAGTATCATGTGATCCCCAAACTTGTTACAACATTCTTGGTCACTCTCTGTGTAGATTCCCATCATATAATCTAGACAATAGACGAGTTCTTAAAttgtatttactttttttttttatataaagaaaaaatttaAGCTAAATTGTCGTTTAAGGTTTGAAATAAAAAACATTAGATATAATGGTAAATGGGTTGCATTCAATTACATATAATACTAAACTAGAGCACAAttattgaaaagttattttaatcACGATAGTATCTAGGATATACAAAGAAATTATGAcaaatcaaataattttttttttaacttttattcGATGTCTCCTAATTCACCAGGTCAAGTTAAAATCTAATTTATCGTATATCGAAATTTTCTATAAAAATTTGTTGTTGGCCAATAAATTATCAtttactaaaaataaaatttgattcatcaatatatatttaaataaatgttAGATGAATAAGCTGACTATTCGACCTACTCAAATTGGTTATGATTAATCAAATTATTGCAATGCAAAGAATAAGGAAATTAAATATGAGCTTCAAATTTGGGACCTAATTTATTCATGTCTCACTGAAATTCTTTTCGGTAGCTTGCGGGTTTGGTAAACAGTCCACTTTCATCAGGAAGAAATATTGGTTTAGCTAGCTTTAATTTGTTTTGTGTTAAGTATTAATTTATGGATAAATATGAGCTTGAGTAAAGCTCTTCTATAAGGTTAGGTCATTGTCAATTCTTTTAAGTGTAAATATGGTTTTTAGGTAAAGCTTTTACTTGCTTGTTGAGAAAGGGAACTCCTTTGCACATGACTATGTTCAGTTGTCCATGTTAGAATTTCAGCACTTGATCACGTTTACAACCTAAATATGGCTTCCATATCTTAGCTTCACGCATGTTGCATATTGCCCCCACCAAATTAATtatatgtataaaatatatattaaaatacaataaaataatacatatatttataNNNNNNNNNNNNNNNNNNNNNNagttaattttagtatatatatatatatatatactaagttACCAACAAAGACAATAGCATACATCCATATTTATTGGACCAAATGAAAATTTAACCCCAAAATGATACTCTTCTTTACCTTCAATTCCAAAGTTGGGATACTCCTTTTCTCTTCATGGGATTGGGCCCAATCATATAAAATTAGATTAGTTTTCTTTCCTAATTTTACTTATGTATTGTTATTTGCActtattaataaagaaaaatgtatgatttttttttataaaatattaaatatgtaCCCACCAAAAAATGAGTGGAAGAATGAAGAGAAGATTAACCTACACTGTATTCCATCACAAGAATTCTATTATTTGTATTCACAAATGTCACAGAACACAATACATTTTCCTaagtagaaaagaagaaaaggtaAGAGACTAAAagtaaaaagaagaaagaaacaagataaTAGATGGATTTAGAGTtatgaaaagagagagagaaagagaggccTAGAAGATTACCCTACAAAACACAAATATCAACAAAATCTCCCTATTCTTCACAACTCACAAGGAAAACCCATCCAATCAGCAATCACTAACACTGATAAGAGAGCTATACTTCTTGTGGTGGCCCATCCCCTCTGCCTTCTATTACTTCCTAAACTAAAAAATTCTTcttagaaatttaaaaaaaggaaaataaaaaaaaagagaagcataATAAGAAGAATATTcatattgagagagagagagagaagagagaagcaaATCAACACGAGTAGGCCAAACGTTGGGCCACACGATCCCTTAGAATTCCGTTATACAAAGCTACCCTGTTTTCTGgcattcctcttcttcttctttccccaTTTCCGCAAGTTTCAACctttgattctgattctgattcagATTCATAGTTTGACCTAATCCTCCTCCTGAACTCTTCTCCGTCTCCACAAGAATCCATCACGTCCTCTGCAAAGTGcacccttttcttcttcttcttcacactcTTCTTCCCAGCTGCAACAATTAACATGAATTTAGAGAAGAAACAGGGCCAAAGACTAAAGCTTTTGCATTTTCTTGTGAATGTG contains the following coding sequences:
- the LOC107630393 gene encoding uncharacterized protein LOC107630393, yielding MSSMMSAQGVVFATAMAVSGTVILLALRLQKSFPPTQFSFHEIPTSQTPKTLRSCISSAGKKSVKKKKKRVHFAEDVMDSCGDGEEFRRRIRSNYESESESESKVETCGNGERRRRGMPENRVALYNGILRDRVAQRLAYSC